From Cydia strobilella chromosome 4, ilCydStro3.1, whole genome shotgun sequence, the proteins below share one genomic window:
- the LOC134741119 gene encoding uncharacterized protein LOC134741119, which yields MASESLQDIKIEHKRRHTQGPAQIETRIAKVSTRSQPELYDVHRSEKKSSSDFVYVNSAYVGSVDDVNQPRLSAPPTCVVREQYWACSKWPYGQRILAISVGLLLGTVIGLTVIVVLRGMDKDIVPGFLVRQSVPD from the exons ATGGCTTCCGAAAGTCTCCAGGATATCAAAATCGAACATAAAAGAAGACACACACAAGGTCCTGCGCAGATAGAAACTAGAATCGCTAAAGTGTCAACAAGGAGTCAGCCGGAATTGTACGATGTGCATAGGAGTGAAAAAAAGTCGAGCAGTGATTTTGTATATGTGAATTCAGCTTATGTTGGGAGTGTGGACGATGTGAATCAGCCTCGGTTAAGTGCGCCACCTACATG TGTCGTCCGTGAGCAGTACTGGGCTTGTTCAAAATGGCCGTATGGGCAGCGCATCCTCGCCATCTCCGTGGGTTTGCTCCTGGGTACCGTCATCGGGCTGACGGTCATCGTGGTCCTCAGGGGAATGGACAAGGATATCGTGCCAGGGTTCTTGGTGAGGCAGTCGGTGCCGGATTAA